The window GTTCAGCATGCCGGGGTTCAAAGGGGAGGGTCCAGGGGTCGATGTGAGCCTGCCCAAAGCCGAGGTTGATGTTTCTGGGCCCAAGGTGGACAATGATGTTCCAGATGTGAATATTGAAGGGCCAGAAGGGAAAGTCAAAGGTCCTAAATTTAAGATGCCGGAGATGAACATCAAGGCCCCCAAGATTTCTATGCCAGATATGGATTTGCATTTGAAAGGACCCAAAGTGAAGGGGGAATATGATGTTTCAGTTCCCAAACTGGAAGGGGACCTGAAAGGCCCCAAAGTGGACATCAGCGCCCCAGACGTGGACGTCCATGGGCCCGAGTGGAACCTCAAGATGCCCAAGGTGAAGATGCCCAAGTTCAGCATGCCGGGGTTCAAGGGAGAGGGTCCAGACGTGGACGTGAGCCTGCCCAAAGCAGATGTTGACATTTCTGGGCCCAAGGTGGGCATTGATGTTCCAGATGTGGACATTGAAGGGCCAGATGCCAAACTGAAGGGCCCCAAGTTCAAGATGCCCGACATGCACTTCAAGGCCCCCAAGATCTCCATGCCAGATGTTGACCTGCATTTGAAAGGCCCCAAATTGAAGGGGGATGTGGATGTGTCTGTGCCCAAGATCGAAGGTGATGTGAAGGTTCCTGATGTGGACATCAAAGGCCCCAAAGTGGACGTCAGCGCCCCAGATGTGGACGTCCATGGGCCCGAGTGGAACCTGAAGATGCCCAAGATGAAAATGCCCAAGTTCAGCATGCCGGGGTTCAAGGGAGAAGGTCCAGATGTGGATGTGAGCCTGCCCAAAGCAGATGTTGACATTTCAGGGCCCAAGGTGGACATTGATGTTCCAGATGTGAACATAGAAGGCCCAGAAGGGAAACTGAAGGGCCCCAAGTTCAAAATGCCCGACATGCACTTCAAGGCCCCCAAGATATCCATGCCAGATGTTGACCTGCATTTGAGAGGTCCCAAAGTGAAGGGAGACATGGATGTTGATGTGTCTGTGCCCAAGTTAGAAGGTGACGTGAAGGTTCCTGATGTGGACATTAAGGGGCCCAAGTTGGACGTCAGTGCCCCAGATGTGGACGTCCATGGGCCCGAGTGGAACTTGAAGATGCCCAAGATGAAGATGCCCAAGTTCAGCATGCCAGGGTTCAAGGGGGAAGGTCCAGATGTGGACGTGAGCCTGCCCAAAGCAGACGTCGACATCTCAGGCCCCAAGGTGAACATTGATGTTCCAGATGTGAACATAGAAGGCCCAGAAGGGAAACTGAAGGGCCCCAAGTTCAAAATGCCCGACATGCACTTCAAGGCCCCCAAGATCTCCATGCCAGATGTTGACCTGCATTTGAGAGGTCCCAAAGTGAAGGGAGACATGGATGTCGATGTGTCTGTGCCCAAGTTAGAAGGTGACGTGAAGGTTCCTGATGTGGACATTAAGGGGCCCAAGTTGGACGTCAGTGCCCCAGATGTGGACGTCCATGGGCCCGAGTGGAACCTGAAGATGCCCAAGATGAAGATGCCCAAGTTCAGCATGCCAGGGTTCAAGGGGGAAGGTCCAGATGTGGACGTGAGCCTGCCCAAAGCAGACGTCGACATCTCAGGCCCCAAGGTGAACATTGATGTTCCAGATGTGGACATTGAGGGCCCAGAAGGGAAGCTGAAGGGCCCCAAGTTCAAGATGCCCGACATGCACTTCAAGGCCCCGAAGATCTCTATGCCAGATGTTGACCTGAATCTCAAAGGCCCCAAACTCAAAGGGGATGTGGATGTGTCTGTGCCCAAGATTGAAGGTGATGTGAAAGTTCCTGATGTGGACATCAAAGGCCCCAAAGTAGACGTCAGTGCCCCAGATGTGGATGTCCACGGGCCGGAGTGGAACCTCAAGATGCCCAAGATGAAAATGCCCAAGTTCAGCATGCCGGGGTTCAAGGGCGAGGGCCCAGAAGTGGACGTGAGCCTGCCTAAAGCAGATGTTGACATTTCAGGGCCCAAGGTGGACATTAAAGCACCAGATGTGAACATTAAGAAGTGGACGTGAGCCTGCCTAAAGCAGATGTTGACATTTCAGGGCCCAAGGTGGACATTGATGTTCCAGATGTGAATATTGAAGGCCCAGACGGGAAACTGAAGGGCCCCAAGTTCAAAATGCCTGACATGCATTTCAAGGCCCCCAAGATATCCATGCCAGATGTTGACCTGCATTTGAGAGGTCCCAAAGTGAAGGGAGACATGGATGTTGATGTGTCTGTGCCCAAGTTAGAAGGTGACGTGAAGGTTCCTGATGTGAACATCAAGGGCCCCAAAGTGGACGTCAGCGCCCCAGATGTGGACGTCCACGGGCCCGAGTGGAACCTCAAGATGCCCAAGGTGAAGATGCCCAAGTTCAGCATGCCGGGGTTCAAGGGCGAGGGCCCGGAAGTGGACGTGAGCCTGCCCAAAGCAGACGTTGACATTTCAGGACCTAAGGTGGACATTAAAGCACCAGATGTGAACATTGAAGGGCCAGATGCAAAATTCAAAAGTCCCAAATTCAAGCTGCCCGAGATGAACATAAAGCCCCAGAAGATCTCCATGCCAGATGTCGGCTTGCATTTGAAAGGTCCCAAGGTGAAGGGAGACTATGATGTCACAGTTCCAAAGATACAAGGTGACTTGGAGGTGCCAGATGTGGAATTAAAAGGCCCCAAAGTGGACGTCAGTGCCCCAGATGTGGACGTCCATGGGCCAGACTGGCATTTGAAGATGCCCAAGGTGAAGATGCCCAAGTTCAGCATGCCGGGGTTCAAGGGAGAAGGCCCGGAGGTGGACGTGAACCTGCCCAAAGGAGACATCAATATCTCAGGCCCCAAGGTGGACATCGAGGCTCCTGATGTGAATCTAGAGGGCCCTGAGGGGAAGATCAAAGGCCCCAAGTTCAAGATGCCCAGCATGAACATCCAGACGCATAAAATCTCCATGCCTGATGTTGGACTCAATTTGAAATCCCCTAAATTAAAGGGTGACCTGGATGTTTCTCTCCCCAAAGTAGAAGGAGACCTGACAGGACCTAAAGTGGACTTAAAAGCTCCCAAGGTGGATGTGGACATTGGGGATGTTGATCTCGAAGGCCCAGAAGGAAAGATCAAAGGCCCCAAGTTCAAGATGCCCGACATGCACTTCAAGGCCCCCAAGATCTCCATGCCAGATGTGGACTTGCATTTGAAAGGCCCCAAACTGAAGGGGGATGTGGATGTGTCTGTGCCCAAGATCGAAGGTGATGTGAAGGTTCCTGATGTGGATATTAAGGGGCCCAAGTTGGACATCGAGGCCCCAGATGTGGACGTCCATGGGCCCGAGTGGAACCTCAAGATGCCCAAGATGAAGATGCCCAAGTTCAGCATGCCGGGGTTCAAGGGGGAGGGTCCGGATGTGGACGTGAGCCTGCCCAAAGCAGATATTGACATTTCTGGGCCCAAGGTGGACATTGAGGCTCCAGATGTGGACATCGAGGGGCCAGAAGGGAAACTGAAGGGCCCCAAGTTCAAGATGCCCAAACTGAACATCAAAGCTCCGAAAATATCCATGCCTGATGTGGACCTGAATTTAAAAGCCCCCAAATTGAAGGGGGAGATGGATGTGTCTGCTCCCAACCTGGAAGGAGATTTGAAAGGTCCTCAAGTTAATATCAGAGGTCCCAATGTGGACATCGAGGGACCTGATGTCGACCTGGAGTGCCCGGATGCCAAACTGAAGGGCCCCAAGTTTAAGATGCCCGACATGCACTTCAAGGCCCCCAAGATCTCCATGCCCGATGTGGACTTGCATTTGAAAGGCCCCAAATTGAAGGGGGATGTCGATGTGTCTGTGCCCAAGTTGGAGGGAGATCTCAAGGGTCCCAAGGTGGATGTCGAGGTGCCCGATGTGGACTTGGAGTGCCCGGATGCCAAATTGAAGGGCCCCAAGTTCAAGATGCCCGACATGCACTTCAAGGCCCCCAAGATCTCCATGCCAGATGTTGACCTGCATTTGAGAGGTCCCAAAGTGAAGGGAGATATGGACGTGGATGTGTCTGTGCCCAAGATAGAAGGTGATGTGAAGGTTCCTGATGTGGACATTAAGGGGCCCAAGTTGGACGTCAGCGCCCCAGATGTGGACGTCCACGGGCCCGAGTGGAACTTGAAGATGCCCAAGATGAAGATGCCCAAGTTCAGCATGCCGGGGTTCAAGGGAGAGGGTCCAGAAGTGGACATGAGCCTGCCCAAAGCAGATGTTGACATTTCTGGGCCCAAGGTGGACATTAAAGCACCAGATGTGAACATTGAAGGGCCAGAAGGGAAGCTGAAAGGCCCCAAGTTCAAAATGCCCGACATGCACTTCAAGGCCCCCAAGATCTCCATGCCCGATGTGGACTTGCATTTGAAAGGCCCCAAATTGAAGGGGGATGTCGATGTGTCTGTGCCCAAGTTGGAGGGAGATCTCAAGGGCCCCAAGGTGGATGTCGAGGGGCCTGATGTGGACTTGGAGTGCCCGGATGCCAAACTGAAGGGCCCCAAGTTCAAGATGCCTGACATGCACTTCAAGGCCCCCAAGATCTCCATGCCAGATGTTGACCTGCATTTGAGAGGTCCCAAAGTGAAGGGAGACATGGATGTCGATGTGTCTGTGCCCAAGTTAGAAGGTGACGTGAAGGTTCCTGATGTGGACATTAAGGGGCCCAAGTTGGACGTCAGCGCCCCAGATGTGGACGTCCACGGGCCCGAGTGGAACTTGAAGATGCCCAAGATGAAGATGCCCAAGTTCAGCATGCCGGGGTTCAAGGGAGAGGGTCCAGACATGGACGTGAGCCTGCCCAAAGCAGACGTTGACATTTCTGGGCCCAAGGTGGACATTGATGTTCCAGATGTGGACTTAGAGTGCCCAGATGCCAAACTGAAGGGCCCCAAGTTCAAGATGCCCGACATGCACTTCAAGGCCCCTAAGATCTCCATGCCCGATGTGGACTTGCATTTGAAAGGCCCCAAATTGAAGGGGGATGTCGATGTGTCTGTGCCCAAATTGGAGGGAGATCTCAAGGGCCCCAAGGTGGATGTCGAGGTACCCGATGTGGACTTGGAGTGCCCGGATGCCAAACTGAAGGGCCCCAAGTTCAAGATGCCCGACATGCACTTCAAGGCCCCCAAGATCTCCATGCCAGATGTGGATTTCAACTTGAAGGGCCCTAAGATCAAAGGAGATGTGGATGTCTCTGCTCCCAAAATAGAAGGCCCAGAATTGGATGTTAAAGGGCCCAAATTGGATGTTGATATGCCAGATGTGAATATCGAAGGACCTGAAGGCAAGTGGAAAAGTCCAAAATTTAAGATGCCCGACATGCACTTCAAGGCCCCCAAGATCTCCATGCCAGATGTGGACTTGCATTTGAAAGGTCCCAAAATGAAGGGAGATATGGATGTGGATGTGTCTGTGCCCAAGATAGAAGGTGAAGTGAAGGTTCCAGATGTTGACCTCAAGGGCCCCAAAGTGGACGTCAGCGTCCCAGATGTGGACGTCCATGGGCCCGAGTGGAATCTAAAGATGCCCAAGATGAAGATGCCCAAGTTCAGCATGCCAGGGTTCAAGGGGGAGGGCCCGGAGGTGGATGTGAGCCTGCCCAAAGCAGACGTCGACATCTCAGGCCCCAAGGTGGACATTGATGTTCCAGATGTAAACCTAGAGGGCCCCGAGGGGAAGATCAAAGGCCCCAAGTTCAAAATGCCCGAGATGAACATCAAGGCCCCCAAGATCTCCATGCCTGATTTTGACTTGCATCTGAAAGGCCCCAAAGTGAAGGGAGATGTGGATGTGTCTGTTCCTAAAATAGAAGGTGAAGTGAAAGTTCCAGATGTGGACATCAAAGGCCCCAAGGTGGACGTCAGTGCCCCAGATGTGGATGTCCACGGACCAGACTGGCATTTGAAAATGCCCAAGATGAAGATGCCCAAGTTCAGCATGCCGGGGTTCAAGGGGGAGGGTCCCGATGTGGACGTGAGCCTGCCCAAAGCAGACATCGACATCTCAGGCCCCAAGGTGGACATTGATGTTCCAGATGTGGACATTGAAGGGCCAGAAGGGAAAGTGAAGGGCCCCAAGTTCAAGATGCCCGACATGCACTTCAAGGCTCCAAAGGTTTCCATGCCAGACATTGATTTACACTTGAAAGCTCCTAAGTTAAAGGGAGATGTTGATGTGTCTCTTCCAAAGGTGGAAGGAAATTTGAAAGGACCAGAGTTTGATATCAAAGGCCCTAAATTGGATGTAGAAGCTCCAGATGTTGATATCCATGGGCCAGAAGGGAAACTGAAGATGCCTAAATTAAAGATGCCCAAGTTCAGCATGCCAGGGTTCAAGGGGGAGGGCCCAGAGGTGGACGTGAACCTGCCCAAAGCAGACATCGACATCTCAGGCCCCAAGGTGGACATCGATGTTCCAGATGTGAGCCTTGAGGGCCCTGATGGGAAGATCAAGGGTCCCAAGTTTAAAATGCCCGAAATGCACATCAAAGCTCCAAAGATTTCTATGCCCGACGTGGACCTGAACCTGAAGGGGCCAAAGCTGAAGGGAGATGTGGATGTGTCCCTTCCCAAGGTGGAAGGAGATCTGAAAGGCCCCGAGCTCGACATCAAGGGTCCCAAAGTGGACGTCAGTGTCCCAGATGTGGATGTCCATGGGCCAGACTGGCATTTGAAGATGCCCAAGGTGAAGATGCCCAAGTTCAGCATGCCGGGGTTCAAGGGAGAGGGCCCGGAGGTGGACGTGAACCTGCCCAAAGCAGACATCGACATCTCAGGCCCCAAGGTGGACATCGAGGCTCCTGATGTGAATATCGAAGGGCCAGAAGGGAAGTGGAAAAGTCCCAAGTTTAAGATGCCTGACCTACCTTTTAAAACTCCAAAGATCTCAATGCCAGAAATTGACCTGAATCTGAAGGGTCCCAAAGTAAAAGGAGACATGGACGTTTCAGTCCCTAAGTTGGAAGGGGACATCAAAGGCCCTGAACTTGACATCAAGGGTCCCAAAGTGGATGTCAGCGCCCCAGATGTGGATGTCCATGGGCCAGATTGGAACCTGAAGATGCCCAAGATGAAGATGCCCAAGTTCAGCATGCCAGGGTTCAAGGGCGAGGGCCCGGAGGTGGACGTGAGCCTGCCCAAAGCAGACATCGACATCTCAGGCCCCAAGGTGGACATTGAGGCCCCTGACCTAAGTATCGAAGGTCCCGAAGGGAAACTGAAGGGCCCCAAATTCAAGATGCCCGAGATGAACATCAAGGCCCCCAAGATCTCCATGCCCGATTTTGACTTGCATCTGAAAGGCCCCAAAGTGAAGGGAGACGTGGATGTGTCCCTTCCCAAGGTGGAAGGGGACCTGAAAGGCCCCGAGCTCGACATCAAGGGCCCCAAAGTGGACGTCAGTGCCCCAGATGTGGATGTCCACGGGCCAGACTGGAACCTGAAAATGCCCAAGGTGAAGATGCCCAAGTTCAGCATGCCAGGGTTCAAGGGAGAGGGCCCAGAGGTAGACGTGAACCTGCCCAAAGCAGACATTGACATCTCAGGCCCCAAGGTGGACATCGAGGCCCCTGACCTAAGTATCGAAGGTCCCGAAGGGAAACTGAAGGGCTCCAAATTCAAGATGCCCGAGATGAACATCAAGGCCCCCAAGATCTCCATGCCCGATTTTGACTTGCATCTGAAAGGTCCCAAGGTGAAGGGAGACGTGGATGTGTCTGTGCCCAAGATAGAAGGTGAAGTGAAAGTTCCAGATGTGGACATCAAAGGGCCCAAAGTGGACATTGAAGCTCCAGATGTGGACGTCCATGGCCCAGAGTGGAATCTAAAGATGCCCAAGATGAAGATGCCCAAGTTCAGCATGCCAGGGTTCAAGGGGGAGGGCCCGGAGGTGGACGTGAGCCTGCCCAAAGCAGACGTCGACATCTCAGGCCCCAAATTGGACATTGAGGCCCCTGACATTAACATTGAGGGTCCAGATGCAAAAGTGAAAGGCCCCAAATTTAAAATGCCCGAGATGAATATTAAGGCTCCGAAGATCTCAATGCCAGACTTGGATCTCAATCTCAAGGGTCCAAAAATAAAAGGCGATGTCGATGTGACCCTTCCAAAAGTAGAGGGTGACTTGAAAGGGCCATCTCTTGACCTCAAAGGCCCCAAGCTGGACATCGATGCCCCAGATATTGACATCCATGGCAAAAGCCCCAAACTCAAAATGCCCGACATGCATGTCAACATGCCCAAGATTTCCATGCCAGAGATCGATCTGAATTTGAAAGGCTCCAAAATCAAGGGAGATGTTGATGTTTCTGCCCCCAAATTAGAAGGTGACATCAAAGGCCCCAAGGTGGACATAAAGGGCCCAGAGCTTGACATCGCAGCCCCTAAAGTCAACATTGAGGGCAAGACTAAGAAATCCCGTTTCAAGCTTCCCAAGTTTCACTTCTCAGGCCCCAAAGTGCAAACCCCAGAGGTGGATGCCAAACTCAAAAAGCCCGAGGTCGACATTACGGGCCCCAAGGTGGATATCAATGCCCCCGATGTGGAGGTGCAGGGCAAAGCAAAAGGCCCGAAGTTCAAAATGCCCTTCCTGAGCATTTCCTCGCCCAAGGTCTCTATGCCTGATGTAGAATTAAACCTGAAAAGCCCCAAAGTGAAGGGAGACCTGGATGTAGCAGGCCCAACCTTGGAAGGCGATCTGAAAGGTCCTAAAATAGATCTCAAGGCACCAGACGTTCATCTTGAAGCACCTGATGTGGACGTCCACGGGCCAGACTTTAATGTGAAGGTGCCCAAGATGAAGATGCCCAAGTTCAGCATGCCAGGGTTCAAGGGAGAGGGCCCGGAGGTTGACGTGAGCCTGCCCAAAGCAGACATCGACATCTCAGGCCCCAAGGTGGACATCGAGGTTCCTGATGTGAATATTGAAGGGCCAGAAGGGAAGATCAAAGGCCCCAAGTTCAAGATGCCCGAGATGAACATCAAGGCCCCCAAGATCTCCATGCCCGACTTTGACTTACATCTGAAAGGCCCCAAAGTGAAGGGAGACGTGGATGTTTCCCTGCCCAAAGTGGAAGGTGACCTAAAGGGCCCTGAGATAGATATCAAAGGCCCCAAAGTGGACGTCGATGTTCCAGATGTGGACATTGAGGGCCCAGAAGGGAAACTGAAGGGCCCCAAGTTCAAGATGCCCGACATGCACATCAAGGCCCCCAAGATCTCCATGCCCGATTTTGATCTGAACCTGAAGGGGCCAAAGTTGAAGGGAGACGTGGATGTGTCCCTTCCCAAGGTGGAAGGGGACCTGAAAGGCCCCAAGCTCGACATCAAGGGCCCCAAAGTGGACATCAGTGCCCCAGATGTGGACGTCCACGGGCCAGACTGGAACCTGAAGATGCCCAAGGTGAAGATGCCCAA of the Sarcophilus harrisii chromosome 6, mSarHar1.11, whole genome shotgun sequence genome contains:
- the AHNAK gene encoding neuroblast differentiation-associated protein AHNAK isoform X6; translation: MEKEEEPTRELLLPNWQGSGSHGLTIEQTDDGVFVQQVMQNSPAARTGVVKEGDQIVGATIYFDNLQSGEVTQLLNTMGHHTVGLKLHRKGDRSPEPGQTWSHDSAFGRCSEVVLSGDDEEYQRIYTTKIKPRLKSEDGLEGVELGETQSRTITVTRKVTAYTVDVTGREGAREIDINSPEFKIKIPKHELTELSKVDVETVHGKTVIRLPQSPGATVQTTGYSVDFKATGPELQGPGAAGAGHSKVQVTAPGIQVEGLAAGGVGKGLKVEGKPEVSVHTKGSASVDLGSKGGAGAGSGIRVPGIDASASLGGGTVDLQRPSIDNITIPIMKLPKFGFSGAGPEVQGPEVGLGVCSPGVSVGPGGAGSGVAVSGSIQGPKLEVTAPSVHVEGVEGKLKGPTITTPTLGGDFGPKGATLPGAGGLDVSVSKGQVGVKGPAVELGAPEIDLHGVSGKLKMPQMKVPKFSVSGSKGEGVAVDVKLPEGEVNLPTVTGNVSLPEVAVGGPEGKIKDLKVKSPEMIIQKPKISMQDVDLSLGSPKLKGDIKVSGPGIQGDVKGPQIVMKEPTVDIKAPGLEGSLTGPKVGIPSGKTGACKISMTDVDLNVAAPKIKGQVDLPKIEGQVKGPEMDIKGPKVEVAAPDVDVHGPEWHLKMPKMKMPKFSVPGIKGEGPEVKGDISVSGPSIDIAAPQVNLEGPEGKLKGPGIKAPEVNIKTPKISMPDVDLNLKGTKVKGEYDVTVPKLEGDLKGPKVDVSAPDVELHGPEWNLKMPKMKMPKFSMPGFKGEGPEVDVSLPKADIDVSGPKVDIEGPDVNVEVPEGKVKGPKFKMPEMNIKTPKISMPDFHLKGPKVKGEYDVTPPKVEGEVKVPDVELKGAKMDISAPDVELHGPEWNLKMPKVKMPKFSMPGFKGEGPGVDVSLPKAEVDVSGPKVDNDVPDVNIEGPEGKVKGPKFKMPEMNIKAPKISMPDMDLHLKGPKVKGEYDVSVPKLEGDLKGPKVDISAPDVDVHGPEWNLKMPKVKMPKFSMPGFKGEGPDVDVSLPKADVDISGPKVGIDVPDVDIEGPDAKLKGPKFKMPDMHFKAPKISMPDVDLHLKGPKLKGDVDVSVPKIEGDVKVPDVDIKGPKVDVSAPDVDVHGPEWNLKMPKMKMPKFSMPGFKGEGPDVDVSLPKADVDISGPKVDIDVPDVNIEGPEGKLKGPKFKMPDMHFKAPKISMPDVDLHLRGPKVKGDMDVDVSVPKLEGDVKVPDVDIKGPKLDVSAPDVDVHGPEWNLKMPKMKMPKFSMPGFKGEGPDVDVSLPKADVDISGPKVNIDVPDVNIEGPEGKLKGPKFKMPDMHFKAPKISMPDVDLHLRGPKVKGDMDVDVSVPKLEGDVKVPDVDIKGPKLDVSAPDVDVHGPEWNLKMPKMKMPKFSMPGFKGEGPDVDVSLPKADVDISGPKVNIDVPDVDIEGPEGKLKGPKFKMPDMHFKAPKISMPDVDLNLKGPKLKGDVDVSVPKIEGDVKVPDVDIKGPKVDVSAPDVDVHGPEWNLKMPKMKMPKFSMPGFKGEGPEVDVSLPKADVDISGPKVDIDVPDVNIEGPDGKLKGPKFKMPDMHFKAPKISMPDVDLHLRGPKVKGDMDVDVSVPKLEGDVKVPDVNIKGPKVDVSAPDVDVHGPEWNLKMPKVKMPKFSMPGFKGEGPEVDVSLPKADVDISGPKVDIKAPDVNIEGPDAKFKSPKFKLPEMNIKPQKISMPDVGLHLKGPKVKGDYDVTVPKIQGDLEVPDVELKGPKVDVSAPDVDVHGPDWHLKMPKVKMPKFSMPGFKGEGPEVDVNLPKGDINISGPKVDIEAPDVNLEGPEGKIKGPKFKMPSMNIQTHKISMPDVGLNLKSPKLKGDLDVSLPKVEGDLTGPKVDLKAPKVDVDIGDVDLEGPEGKIKGPKFKMPDMHFKAPKISMPDVDLHLKGPKLKGDVDVSVPKIEGDVKVPDVDIKGPKLDIEAPDVDVHGPEWNLKMPKMKMPKFSMPGFKGEGPDVDVSLPKADIDISGPKVDIEAPDVDIEGPEGKLKGPKFKMPKLNIKAPKISMPDVDLNLKAPKLKGEMDVSAPNLEGDLKGPQVNIRGPNVDIEGPDVDLECPDAKLKGPKFKMPDMHFKAPKISMPDVDLHLKGPKLKGDVDVSVPKLEGDLKGPKVDVEVPDVDLECPDAKLKGPKFKMPDMHFKAPKISMPDVDLHLRGPKVKGDMDVDVSVPKIEGDVKVPDVDIKGPKLDVSAPDVDVHGPEWNLKMPKMKMPKFSMPGFKGEGPEVDMSLPKADVDISGPKVDIKAPDVNIEGPEGKLKGPKFKMPDMHFKAPKISMPDVDLHLKGPKLKGDVDVSVPKLEGDLKGPKVDVEGPDVDLECPDAKLKGPKFKMPDMHFKAPKISMPDVDLHLRGPKVKGDMDVDVSVPKLEGDVKVPDVDIKGPKLDVSAPDVDVHGPEWNLKMPKMKMPKFSMPGFKGEGPDMDVSLPKADVDISGPKVDIDVPDVDLECPDAKLKGPKFKMPDMHFKAPKISMPDVDLHLKGPKLKGDVDVSVPKLEGDLKGPKVDVEVPDVDLECPDAKLKGPKFKMPDMHFKAPKISMPDVDFNLKGPKIKGDVDVSAPKIEGPELDVKGPKLDVDMPDVNIEGPEGKWKSPKFKMPDMHFKAPKISMPDVDLHLKGPKMKGDMDVDVSVPKIEGEVKVPDVDLKGPKVDVSVPDVDVHGPEWNLKMPKMKMPKFSMPGFKGEGPEVDVSLPKADVDISGPKVDIDVPDVNLEGPEGKIKGPKFKMPEMNIKAPKISMPDFDLHLKGPKVKGDVDVSVPKIEGEVKVPDVDIKGPKVDVSAPDVDVHGPDWHLKMPKMKMPKFSMPGFKGEGPDVDVSLPKADIDISGPKVDIDVPDVDIEGPEGKVKGPKFKMPDMHFKAPKVSMPDIDLHLKAPKLKGDVDVSLPKVEGNLKGPEFDIKGPKLDVEAPDVDIHGPEGKLKMPKLKMPKFSMPGFKGEGPEVDVNLPKADIDISGPKVDIDVPDVSLEGPDGKIKGPKFKMPEMHIKAPKISMPDVDLNLKGPKLKGDVDVSLPKVEGDLKGPELDIKGPKVDVSVPDVDVHGPDWHLKMPKVKMPKFSMPGFKGEGPEVDVNLPKADIDISGPKVDIEAPDVNIEGPEGKWKSPKFKMPDLPFKTPKISMPEIDLNLKGPKVKGDMDVSVPKLEGDIKGPELDIKGPKVDVSAPDVDVHGPDWNLKMPKMKMPKFSMPGFKGEGPEVDVSLPKADIDISGPKVDIEAPDLSIEGPEGKLKGPKFKMPEMNIKAPKISMPDFDLHLKGPKVKGDVDVSLPKVEGDLKGPELDIKGPKVDVSAPDVDVHGPDWNLKMPKVKMPKFSMPGFKGEGPEVDVNLPKADIDISGPKVDIEAPDLSIEGPEGKLKGSKFKMPEMNIKAPKISMPDFDLHLKGPKVKGDVDVSVPKIEGEVKVPDVDIKGPKVDIEAPDVDVHGPEWNLKMPKMKMPKFSMPGFKGEGPEVDVSLPKADVDISGPKLDIEAPDINIEGPDAKVKGPKFKMPEMNIKAPKISMPDLDLNLKGPKIKGDVDVTLPKVEGDLKGPSLDLKGPKLDIDAPDIDIHGKSPKLKMPDMHLPKFHFSGPKVQTPEVDAKLKKPEVDITGPKVDINAPDVEVQGKAKGPKFKMPFLSISSPKVSMPDVELNLKSPKVKGDLDVAGPTLEGDLKGPKIDLKAPDVHLEAPDVDVHGPDFNVKVPKMKMPKFSMPGFKGEGPEVDVSLPKADIDISGPKVDIEVPDVNIEGPEGKIKGPKFKMPEMNIKAPKISMPDFDLHLKGPKVKGDVDVSLPKVEGDLKGPEIDIKGPKVDVDVPDVDIEGPEGKLKGPKFKMPDMHIKAPKISMPDFDLNLKGPKLKGDVDVSLPKVEGDLKGPKLDIKGPKVDISAPDVDVHGPDWNLKMPKVKMPKFSMPGFKGEGPEMDMNLPKADIDISGPKVDIEAPDLSIEGPEGKLKGPKFKMPEMNIKAPKISMPDFDLHLKGPKVKGDMDVSVPKIEGEVKVPDVDIKGPKVDIEAPDVDVHGPDWNLKMPKMKLPKFSMPGFKGEGPEVDVSLPKADIDISGPKVDIEAPNLEIEGPDGKIKGPKFKMPDMHIKAPKISMPDIDLNLKGPKMKGDIDVSLPKVEGDLKGPQVDIKGPKLDIDTPDLDIHGPEGKLKGPKFKMPDLHLKAPKISMPDVDLNLKGPKLQGDVDVSLPKVEGDLKGPDLDIKGPKVDVSAPDVDVHGPDWNLKMPKIKMPKFSMPGFKGEGPEVDVSLPKADIDISGPKVDIEAPDVNIEGPEGKIKGPKFKMPEMNIKAPKISMPDFDLHLKGPKVKGDVDVSLPKVEGDLKGPEVDIKGPKVDIDAPDVDIHGPDWNLKMPKVKMPKFNMPGFKGEGPDVDVNLPKADVDISGPKVDIDVPDVDIEGPEGKLKGPKFKMPDMHIKAPKISMPNIDLNLKGPKLKGDVDVSLPKVEGDLKGPELDIKGPKVDIDVPDVNIEGPEGKLKGPKFKMPDMHIKAPKISMPDFDLNLKGPKLKGDVDVSLPKMEGDLKGPQVDLKGPELGFEGPEGKLKGPKFHMPDVHFKTPQISMNEIDLNLKGPKMKGDIDVSLPKVEGDLKGPQVDIKGPKLDIDTPDLDIHGPEGKLKGPKFKMPDLHLKAPKISMPDVDLNLKGPKLQGDVDVSLPKVEGDLKGPDLDIKGPKVDVSAPDVDVHGPDWNLKMPKVKMPKFSMPGFKGEGPEVDVSLPKADIDISGPKVDIEAPDVNIEGPEGKIKGPKFKMPEMNIKAPKISMPDFDLHLKGPKVKGDVDVSLPKVEGDLKGPEIDIKGPKVDVDVPDVDIEGPEGKLKGPKFKMPDMHIKAPKISMPDFDLNLKGPKLKGDVDVSLPKVEGDLKGPELDIKGPKVDVSAPDVDVHGPDWNLKMPKVKMPKFSMPGFKGEGPEVDVSLPKADIDISDPKVDIEAPDLSIEGPEGKLKGPKFKMPEMNIKAPKISMPDIDLNLKGPKVKGDFDVSIPKVEGNLKGPEVGFQGPSLDLHGPDAKLSGPNLKMPSLDISGPKVSAPDVDLHLKSPKFGVSGPKIEGGEFDLKGPKVDLQAPSLDIEGPDLNVEGPDVKIPKFKKPKFGFGAKSPKADIKSPSLDVSVPEAELNVETPDVNVSGKGKKMKFKMPKIHMSGPKIKAKKQGIDLNAPEGEIDASLKTPDLDVNVAAPDASLKVDVKSPKTKKPMFGKMYFPDVEFDIKSPKFKAEAPLPSPKLEGEIQTPGLEISSPGIKAGLKGPGLEVGSVGLSGSLPSGTVEGPDVHLKAPKFKGPGGSVDFSGPKLEGDLKLPGVQGNLDASDINIEVPGAKIKAPSFGISSPQVSVPDVNVNLKGPKIKGDVPKVDLEGPDIDLKGPDAKIQFPKFSLPKIGVPGVKVEGGGADFHGQLPSLEGGVSAPNLKLEGPDVTLKGGLPSVNLSGPDLDLNLKGPKLKGDLDVSGGVAGPKLSVDTPGLDLKGAGGKLSAEGGVKVPGINLNLDAPKMHVGVPDVSLKGDLDVAGDIKGPRVSVEAPAVGLEAPGGAIKLPQMKLPHFGISSPGAHLDLNATGPELKGSGPDVHLRGVDLKGPQISSEVDFNLEGPKIKGGFGASGDIKGPAVAGSLGGVNIRGLEGGIQLPRCEGELPDVNVKLPTGKLSGPGVGLHGAAPDVSLQGPAFKLSSPEISAADLGGIGLKGPKIQGGVDVSGGVRAPDFSVGGGHVNIKGMGGEWKGPQVSSALELAGGIHVSGPKVEGGIKEGQGGLQGVHLEGGSGRVTFPKMKIPKFTSSERELVGREVGVDVNFPRVEGSVQAGAGEGEWDEADIKLKKSKIKMPKFTFSKAKGKGSATSSPEVSISGSKGDLKSSKASLGSLDGEAEAEASSPKGKFSFFKSKKPRHRSSSFSDEREHSAPVTPTGTLEFGSGEVSIEGGKVKGKHGKLKFGTFGGLGSKSKGHYEVTGSDEETGKLQGSGVSLASKKSRLSSSSSNDSGSKVGTQLPEMELTVSKK